A genomic segment from Canis aureus isolate CA01 chromosome 4, VMU_Caureus_v.1.0, whole genome shotgun sequence encodes:
- the TFAM gene encoding transcription factor A, mitochondrial: MALFRGVWSVLSALGKSGADLCAGCGSRLRSPFSFAYVPRCFSSTANYYPKKPLTSYVRFSKEQLPIFKAQNPDAKNSELIRKIAQLWRELPESEKKIYEDAYRADWQAYKEEINRIQEQLTPSQIMSLEKEILQKRLKKKALIKKRELTMLGKPKRPRSAYNIFIAERFQETKDGTSQVKLKTINENWKNLSSSQKQVYIQLANDDKIRYYNEMKSWEEQMMEVGRNDLLRRSVKHQGKDDTEEN; encoded by the exons ATGGCGCTTTTCCGGGGCGTGTGGAGCGTGCTGAGTGCCCTGGGAAAGTCCGGAGCGGACCTCTGCGCGGGCTGTGGAAGTCGACTGCGCTCTCCTTTCAG TTTTGCGTATGTACCGAGATGTTTTTCATCCACCGCGAATTATTACCCAAAGAAGCCTCTGACTTCATACGTTCGATTTTCTAAAGAACAGCTACCCATATTTAAAGCTCAGAACCCAG ATGCAAAAAATTCAGAACTAATTAGAAAAATCGCCCAACTTTGGAGGGAACTTCCTGAATCAGAGAAAAAA ATCTATGAAGATGCTTATAGGGCAGACTGGCAGGCATACAAAGAAGAGATAAACAGAATTCAAGAACAGTTAACTCCAAGTCAGATCatgtctttggaaaaagaaatcctgcaaaaACGtctaaaaaagaaagcattaataaaaaaaaga GAGTTAACAATGCTTGGAAAACCTAAAAGACCTCGCTCAGCTTATAACATTTTTATAGCTGAAAGGTTCCAGGAAACTAAGGATGGTACATCACAG GTAAAGCTGAAGACTATaaatgaaaactggaaaaatctctCTAGTTCTCAAAAGCAA GTATATATTCAACTTGCTAATGATGATAAAATTCGTTattataatgaaatgaaatcttgGGAAGAACAGATGATGGAAGTCGGACGAAATGATCTTCTACGTCGCTCAGTAAAGCACCAAGGAAAAGATGACACTGAGGAGAATTAA